TAACAGCAAAGACTATGTATTGAAACGAGATTGGCGAGATAAAGATAGTAAATAATCGCCTAATAAAGAGAAAAATATAAAATATTCATGACATGACTCTGCAATGTTGTCGATGTCCGAGATTTTGTCTTATTTATATTGTGTGATCGTAGGGGATAGTAATTAATTCATACCAACCAATCCCGTCTTTTGATAAGTCTCATCAACTTTGGTCATTTCTTCATCATCTTCATGAAAAGAACAGGTATACATAAGATTTATCACACGGTCCAGGTCAATCTTTCTATCTGCAACATCCTGCCAAAGTCTCTTGGTTAACTCTTCATCACCTCGGGCAAATTGAGCCTGTACTAAATCTCTTACAACCTGAAAAACAGCTTGGCGGTCATTTCTTATTCTTGCCTCTTGGGTTCCTATTGGAACTTGCGATGACTTTGAAGTGAATTTGTTTTTTAGGTTCAATCTATTTTCCTTAATGTTTGTATCTATTTTTACAAAAAATTGATTTGTGGCAATCAGTATTTATTTTGATCTTTCAAAAATTGAAATAATGAAGCTTACTTTAAATGCCTGGATTTTCTTGTTATGCAGTTTTAACTAGGAGTGATGTCTCGTCAAAAGCACTAGCAAGATCTTTTGTTTGGAATCTTGAGTAGCTCAAAAGGTGAGTGTTTAAAGTGTGGCCCATTGCATCAGCAATTTGTTTTGGTGCTCTATAACTTCCATCTGCTTTAGGTCGATTATGACCGCAGTAGGCATATCTATGGCGAAAGCTGTAAGTAGTTAATTCTTGATTTTCCCTCGAAACTTCTTTCCTGATAGCCTCCCAAACTTTTCTGCGACTTAAGTAAGTTCTGCAAGCATCGCCAGCATTACCTTCTTTCCCAAGTAGGGGAAGAAGGTTCAAACCTTCCTTCTCACATAACGCTAATTGTTCTTTTAGATGCCAGTTAAGGGGGCCATCAATGTCATGGACCAGCAAAGGATATAAACGTCTAGCCTCTGTTTTTTCTCCCTTCTTACCACCTCTGGATTTTTCGTAATTAGTCCAAATCTCTTGTCCACCATTGCGGGTGTGGATAGTTCGGAGGTCCTCAGGTCTAAGGCCATAAACAGCTATGCATTGAAAAGCAAACCTCCATTTATTGCCAATTTCATCTACTGGGAAAGAATCTAATAATCGAAGAATTTGCGAATCAGTTAATGGATAACCAATTCTTTTTTTAGTGGTAACTAAATCTTTATCTGTTACGGCTGGGGGCAACCACGTGGACTCGAACTGCTGTTCCTGAACACAAAACCGAAGAAACCCAAAAAGGGCTAGGCGCATGTGTCTTCTTATTGGTGTTCCTTGTTGCCATTGTTTAAGTGCAACCCACACAGTGCTGGCCCATTTAAAGATGCTTTGGAACTATTTCTAGTGGCCTTGATTACGTTCTTAAAGACAGGGTGATATTTGCTACGCCAAGTCGAATCTTTTACACGATCTTTTTTAAATTCCCTATAAGCCTCGATTGTTTCTTCCCAGTTGATTTCAGTTTTGCTTGAAACTTTATGAGCAATATTGAAGCAAGTTTTTATATCTAATCTCTGGTTTGATTCTTGATAAGCTTTTGCTGCTGATCTAATTCTTAAAAGTGCATCAGGCCAATCTGATTCTTTCCATGCATATGGAATTGTTATATCTGCAATTTTGTTAGCATCTTTACGAATTTGAACTCTTGTTGATTCTTTCTTTCCTTGCATGACTAACCACCCTTTTGGGGTAGACGCTTTAACAGCTTTCCTAAATTCTTTTACCCAACTTGGTTGATCGACTGTTTTCGCCAATTAGGGAGCGCTAGGTCGCTAATCCCTTATTTTTACCCCCACCTGGGGGTAAAAGCAACCTTTAGTGGTCGTTAGTTTACTGTCTCAAGGGTAAGTAGACCATCTATGATTGCAGTTATAGATTAAATATAACTGTTCTCACTAGAGAAGAGCGGGTGCTCTGGGAGCACTAGGTCGCAGGTTCGAATCCTGTCGCCCCGATCATTCAGAGACAGGTTTACCAGCCTGTCTTTTTTATGGCTTTAAGACGTTTATGTCATATGGAAGGTGAGAGCCCCTCCCTGAACAGGTTTTTGCTTGATCTTGAATAGACCAGAGCTTTGGATGGATGACGGAATTAAAGGGATTTAACGGACTTAGGAAAATGCTCTTAAGATATGGAAACCTACTTTTAAGTTCAAAGTGAAAAAGGTTATTTCATTAGTTTTTTCCCTTTCGGTTATTGGAAGTCCTTCTCTTGCTAATGCAACATCATCTGTTCTCTGAGCTGCTAAATCACATTGAGTTGCGTAGAAGGTTAGATCAGCTTTTCGCAGTACATCACCATCACTTAACAACAAATCATTTTGTTGTAGACGATATTTTTTCGGTTAATTGAATTCTAATTAAACCTACTTTTTTCATGATTAAGTAATTTAAGACAAAAAAAAGAGGGACTCAATCCCTCTTTTTTATCTTCTCTTGGCCCTCACTACAGCGTTTTTAATACCACTATTCATCCTTGATTATAGTCGTTGGTCTTAGATTAAGTAAGCTACTTTGAAGTAGCTATTAAATAAACATGCCGGGTGCTGATGCAGACACTAAAGCACCTTCCACTGTTCCAAAATGCTCACTTCCATTAAAGAAAAGTGTATTAGTTCCATCAAATGTTGTCGTGACTGGGCTACTACCAACAACCATGATTTCATCTATACCAATTTCAAAGTCCTTGATAGAACTATGCCCATCATCACTCACTAAAACAAACAAATCACTACCACCTTCTCCAAATAACTCGTTATTCCCACCACCACCAGCCAATATGTCATCATCTGCTCCGCCATACATTACTTCATCCCCTGCTCCTCCGTTTAAGATGTCATTACCTCTATTTCCATGAAATACAGCAGTAGAACTGTCCTCAGGGCATGAATATCTTGAGTCGATAATGTCATCTCCTTGCCCTAATCTTATCACGGAACCATGTATATCACCATTCAAGCTGACGTAATCATTTCCACTACCAGTATCAACAAAACTATCTGCAAGTACACCATTAAAGGCAAGAAAATCATTATCACTTCCACTACGCACAACGCTATCTAAAACGTCTCCATTAAAATTAAGGGTGTCATTGCCACTGCCACTATGAATATTACTTTCGAGAACATCTCCAAATGTATTTAGGATGTCATTGCCACTACCTAGTCCTAATCTACTACTCTCAATATTACCCACAACTACTGCACTATCATCCCCACTTCCAGTTGAAATACTAGTAGTGGAAAAACCACCATAAGACATTAAGAAATCTTGACCTGATCCCATATGAATATTGCTTTCATTAATAACTCCATTTGAAACTAATTCGTCATCTCCGCTTCCAGTGAGTACTCTTGAGTTATTGATATTGCTTTGGAAAACTACTGAATCATCTCCTGAGCCAGAATAGACTCTACTGTTATTAACATGACTGTTAAAAGAAAGAAAGTCATTGCCTGACCCAGAGTGAATTCTTGAGTTATTAACTTCACCACCAATAACAACAGAGTCTGCACCAGAACCTGTTCCTATCGCAGAGTGATCAACTTCACCGCCAATCGAAATAGCATCATTTCCACGTCCTGTATATAACCGACTATGTGTGACATGATCAGTGATAGTTATATCATCATCAGCATCTCCTGTAATTAGACTTTCGTAGTTTAGGAAGTCTAGAGTAGTAGTTGTTGTTGGCATGGTTCGAAAAGATTGTGTAAGGAATTTTCCTTCGGTACCTCCATAAAATATTTCGAAAGGCTTGGAGTTGTTTTGACTAGATTCATGTTTAACTGTGAGATTGCTCACAGTTAAACTTTAAAGGTAAAAAAGAAAGAAAAGAGCAGCAAAAAGTAAAAGCTAAAAGGAAGAGCTGGGTTCGAACCGTCTCTCTCACAAAGGACAATATCTCTACCAGG
This is a stretch of genomic DNA from Prochlorococcus marinus str. MIT 0912. It encodes these proteins:
- a CDS encoding calcium-binding protein: MSNLTVKHESSQNNSKPFEIFYGGTEGKFLTQSFRTMPTTTTTLDFLNYESLITGDADDDITITDHVTHSRLYTGRGNDAISIGGEVDHSAIGTGSGADSVVIGGEVNNSRIHSGSGNDFLSFNSHVNNSRVYSGSGDDSVVFQSNINNSRVLTGSGDDELVSNGVINESNIHMGSGQDFLMSYGGFSTTSISTGSGDDSAVVVGNIESSRLGLGSGNDILNTFGDVLESNIHSGSGNDTLNFNGDVLDSVVRSGSDNDFLAFNGVLADSFVDTGSGNDYVSLNGDIHGSVIRLGQGDDIIDSRYSCPEDSSTAVFHGNRGNDILNGGAGDEVMYGGADDDILAGGGGNNELFGEGGSDLFVLVSDDGHSSIKDFEIGIDEIMVVGSSPVTTTFDGTNTLFFNGSEHFGTVEGALVSASAPGMFI